In Haloplasma contractile SSD-17B, the following are encoded in one genomic region:
- a CDS encoding MarR family winged helix-turn-helix transcriptional regulator, giving the protein MTDFLNKIGDAFFEFEARLQFYERKYLRTHKITDITPNEVKVLYVIGISNTKSMGEIAEKLKVTLGTLTTAVNSLVKKGYVIRTRNKMDRRIKILYLTRKSIEAVKVYSNFYTSILGNLVNELDADETETVNKILKIMISVLDDDRLLQGLDDNHE; this is encoded by the coding sequence ATGACTGATTTTTTGAATAAGATAGGCGACGCTTTTTTTGAGTTTGAAGCACGACTTCAATTTTACGAAAGAAAGTACCTAAGAACTCATAAAATCACTGATATAACCCCTAATGAAGTAAAAGTATTGTATGTAATTGGAATTTCAAATACGAAGTCTATGGGTGAAATTGCAGAGAAGTTAAAAGTAACATTAGGAACGCTTACTACAGCTGTAAATTCTTTAGTAAAAAAAGGGTATGTAATCAGGACTAGAAATAAGATGGATCGTAGAATTAAAATACTATATTTAACCAGAAAAAGTATTGAAGCGGTAAAAGTATATAGCAATTTTTATACATCAATACTAGGTAATTTAGTAAACGAACTGGATGCGGATGAGACAGAAACAGTCAATAAAATACTAAAGATCATGATTAGTGTACTAGATGATGATCGACTACTACAAGGATTGGATGATAATCATGAATAA
- the accD gene encoding acetyl-CoA carboxylase, carboxyltransferase subunit beta encodes MRNIFVERKMKLDVFKKTFRKKAYKSNVKIDIPDGLFIKCTECEETIFQKDNEYNLHVCPKCGKHFRINSRERIRMTVDQNSFTELFQDVISTNPLNFPGYTEKVEKYQTKTEQNEALVCGECTIAENRAVVAVLDSFFMMGSMGSVVGEKLTRSIEYATKHQLPLIVFSASGGARMQEGILSLMQMAKTSAAISRHHDKGLLYISVLTHPTTGGVAASFAMLGDIILAEPGSLIGFAGQRVIKQTINQDLPEGFQSAEFQLDKGFIDKIVKRNEMKDTLSKLLSFHNRGDKHDKPNK; translated from the coding sequence ATGAGAAATATATTCGTTGAACGAAAAATGAAATTAGATGTTTTCAAAAAGACATTCAGAAAAAAAGCGTACAAATCAAATGTGAAAATAGATATCCCAGATGGATTATTTATAAAGTGTACTGAGTGTGAAGAAACAATTTTTCAAAAGGACAACGAATATAATCTACATGTTTGTCCAAAATGTGGGAAACATTTCCGAATAAATTCACGCGAACGTATACGTATGACAGTTGATCAAAATAGTTTTACAGAATTGTTTCAAGATGTGATTTCAACAAACCCATTAAATTTTCCTGGATATACAGAAAAAGTAGAAAAGTACCAAACAAAAACGGAGCAAAACGAAGCTTTAGTTTGTGGTGAGTGTACAATAGCTGAAAATAGAGCAGTAGTTGCAGTTCTTGATAGCTTTTTTATGATGGGAAGTATGGGAAGCGTCGTAGGAGAAAAACTAACACGCTCAATTGAATATGCAACAAAGCACCAGTTACCTCTAATTGTATTTAGTGCATCAGGGGGTGCTAGAATGCAGGAGGGTATACTATCCTTAATGCAAATGGCAAAAACGAGTGCTGCAATCTCAAGACATCATGACAAGGGACTATTATACATTAGTGTTTTAACACATCCTACTACGGGTGGAGTAGCTGCAAGTTTTGCAATGCTAGGGGACATTATTTTAGCGGAACCAGGTAGTCTTATTGGGTTTGCAGGACAACGTGTAATTAAGCAAACGATTAATCAAGACTTACCAGAAGGATTCCAAAGTGCTGAATTTCAGTTAGATAAAGGCTTTATTGATAAAATTGTAAAACGAAATGAAATGAAAGATACGCTTTCTAAATTGCTGTCATTTCACAACAGAGGTGATAAACATGACAAACCAAACAAGTAA
- a CDS encoding acetyl-CoA carboxylase carboxyltransferase subunit alpha, which produces MTNQTSKAIEKECEQKKTTSAWDRVKLARHPKRPTSRLFIKQLFTDFIELHGDRAFGDDKSIISGIGLLDDVPVTVIAQEKGINTEDKIKHNFGMPHPEGYRKALRLMKQAEKFNRPIITFIDTPGAYPGLGAEERGQAEAIARNLMEMANLKVPIITVVVSEGGSGGALAIGVSDRVLMLENAVYSILSPEGFATILWRDAKLAPKASELMKLTAHDLLEMGVVEAIIPEHNEGLHQDPEATLKDLKSILYREVITLANVETDVLLDNRYNKYRTIGVFGKEEI; this is translated from the coding sequence ATGACAAACCAAACAAGTAAGGCGATAGAAAAAGAGTGCGAACAGAAAAAAACAACAAGTGCATGGGACCGTGTTAAATTAGCACGACATCCTAAGCGTCCGACTTCTAGATTATTTATAAAACAATTATTTACTGATTTTATTGAACTTCATGGTGATCGCGCATTTGGTGATGACAAATCGATTATTTCAGGAATCGGTTTGTTAGATGATGTTCCTGTTACTGTCATTGCACAGGAGAAGGGAATCAACACGGAAGATAAAATTAAGCATAACTTTGGTATGCCACACCCTGAAGGATATCGTAAGGCTTTACGTTTAATGAAGCAAGCGGAAAAGTTCAATCGTCCGATTATTACATTTATCGATACTCCTGGTGCTTACCCTGGTTTGGGTGCTGAAGAACGTGGACAAGCCGAGGCTATTGCTAGAAACCTCATGGAAATGGCTAATTTAAAAGTTCCTATTATTACTGTAGTTGTTAGTGAAGGTGGAAGCGGTGGAGCACTTGCAATCGGTGTTAGCGATCGTGTATTAATGCTTGAAAATGCGGTATACTCGATTCTATCTCCGGAAGGATTTGCGACCATTTTATGGAGAGATGCTAAACTAGCGCCTAAGGCTTCAGAACTTATGAAATTAACAGCTCATGATTTATTAGAAATGGGCGTTGTAGAAGCGATTATACCTGAACATAACGAAGGACTGCATCAAGACCCAGAAGCTACATTAAAGGACTTAAAGAGCATACTTTATAGAGAAGTAATTACATTAGCAAACGTAGAGACAGATGTCTTACTTGACAATCGCTATAATAAATATCGCACTATAGGGGTTTTTGGTAAGGAAGAGATTTAA
- a CDS encoding acetyl-CoA carboxylase biotin carboxylase subunit, which translates to MQNKVLIANRGEIAVRIIRACKEMGIATVAVYSQADKDSLHVKLADEAVCIGPTSSKDSYLNIKSILSAAISTGSTLIHPGYGFLSENSKFSQMVKECKIKFIGPNHKVIDMMGNKTRARDIAKQADIPVVPGSEGVIETPEEGLKVASKIGYPVLIKASSGGGGRGMRVVNEEKEFKKAFETASLEAENCFGDKTVYVEKLIENPRHIEIQIIADQHGNVVHLGERDCSIQRRKQKVIEEAPSPFIDEELRKKIGDAAVKISKHVKYENAGTVEFITDKEGNFYFIEMNTRLQVEHPVTELVTGVDLVKEQIRVANGKKLSFKQKDIKIEGHAIECRINAEDPEQNFMPSPGKINGLLLPGGLGVRIDTFIYNDYSVVPYYDSMIGKLIVHAKTRKEAIRRMRRSLEEFIIDGIKTNIEFQYVIMHDPEYVRGNYDTGFVENFLKKANG; encoded by the coding sequence ATGCAAAATAAAGTATTAATCGCAAACAGAGGAGAAATTGCAGTACGAATCATAAGAGCTTGTAAAGAAATGGGAATTGCAACTGTTGCAGTCTATTCTCAAGCTGATAAAGATAGCTTACATGTTAAATTAGCGGACGAGGCAGTATGTATTGGACCTACTAGTAGCAAAGATAGTTATTTAAATATCAAAAGTATACTAAGTGCAGCCATTTCTACTGGTAGTACGTTAATCCACCCAGGTTACGGATTTCTTTCAGAAAATTCAAAATTTTCCCAAATGGTAAAAGAATGTAAGATTAAATTTATTGGACCAAATCATAAGGTCATCGATATGATGGGAAATAAGACGCGAGCAAGAGACATTGCAAAGCAGGCAGATATCCCTGTCGTACCGGGTTCAGAAGGTGTAATCGAAACACCTGAAGAAGGATTAAAGGTGGCAAGTAAAATAGGATATCCTGTGTTAATCAAGGCATCTTCAGGTGGAGGTGGCCGTGGAATGCGTGTTGTTAATGAAGAAAAAGAATTTAAAAAGGCATTTGAAACGGCAAGCCTTGAAGCAGAGAACTGCTTTGGAGATAAGACAGTCTATGTGGAAAAGTTAATTGAAAACCCACGTCACATTGAAATACAAATCATAGCTGACCAGCACGGTAATGTCGTTCATTTAGGTGAGCGCGATTGCTCGATACAGAGAAGAAAACAGAAGGTTATTGAAGAAGCCCCTTCTCCGTTCATTGATGAGGAATTAAGAAAGAAAATAGGGGATGCCGCTGTAAAAATATCGAAACATGTGAAGTATGAAAATGCAGGAACAGTGGAATTCATTACCGATAAAGAGGGTAATTTCTATTTTATTGAGATGAATACGAGACTACAAGTTGAACATCCTGTAACGGAGCTTGTAACAGGTGTTGACTTAGTAAAAGAACAAATTCGTGTAGCAAACGGTAAGAAGTTAAGTTTTAAACAAAAAGACATAAAAATAGAGGGGCACGCTATTGAATGCAGGATCAATGCGGAGGACCCTGAACAAAATTTCATGCCATCACCAGGTAAAATAAATGGTTTATTACTTCCAGGTGGTCTAGGTGTGAGAATTGATACGTTTATTTATAACGATTATTCTGTCGTTCCTTACTATGATTCGATGATTGGTAAGTTAATTGTACATGCAAAAACACGAAAAGAAGCTATCAGAAGAATGAGACGTTCATTAGAAGAGTTTATTATAGATGGTATTAAAACAAATATCGAATTCCAATACGTTATTATGCATGATCCTGAATACGTAAGAGGTAACTATGACACAGGATTTGTAGAGAATTTTTTAAAGAAAGCGAATGGGTGA